A single Ignavibacteria bacterium DNA region contains:
- the pdxA gene encoding 4-hydroxythreonine-4-phosphate dehydrogenase PdxA gives MLKIGITCGDINGIGPEIAIKSIKQLKKDYKYYLIGPKNVFLNQISRNKLSDYSNCEFVDLGKSTISYGAPSQSSGNIALTSISESIKLWDEKVIDVIVTSPISKEAILKAGSKFPGHTEIFANRFRTDNYAMMFLSKIMIAALATIHEPIKKLSRIISRDLLEKKFSVIKDSLKQDFRKLSPTIAVLGLNPHAGESGLIGTEEKEIVSPVIKKLNSKRVIYRGPFSADGFYGQKCYKKFDCVVGMYHDQILVPFKLLNFNEGVNFTAGLPLIRTSPDHGTGFNLAGKNLANPKSMIVAIKCAEKIYQNRSSFK, from the coding sequence ATGTTGAAAATTGGCATAACGTGTGGAGATATTAATGGAATTGGTCCCGAGATTGCGATTAAGTCAATCAAGCAATTAAAGAAAGATTACAAGTATTATTTAATTGGGCCAAAAAATGTTTTCCTAAATCAAATCTCAAGAAATAAACTCAGCGATTATTCAAACTGTGAATTTGTTGATCTCGGTAAATCTACTATATCATATGGCGCTCCGAGTCAAAGTTCAGGGAATATTGCTCTAACTTCGATTTCCGAGTCAATAAAACTCTGGGATGAAAAAGTTATAGATGTCATAGTAACTTCACCGATATCTAAGGAAGCAATTTTGAAAGCCGGTTCGAAGTTTCCAGGACACACTGAAATTTTTGCAAATCGTTTTCGAACTGATAATTATGCTATGATGTTTCTCTCTAAAATAATGATAGCGGCTCTTGCAACAATTCACGAACCAATTAAGAAACTTTCTCGAATAATATCCCGTGATCTTCTCGAAAAAAAATTTTCCGTTATTAAAGATAGTTTAAAACAAGATTTCCGAAAGTTGTCTCCAACAATTGCTGTACTTGGATTAAATCCACATGCAGGTGAAAGTGGTCTAATCGGAACTGAAGAAAAAGAAATCGTCAGTCCTGTTATAAAGAAATTAAATTCCAAAAGAGTAATATATCGAGGTCCTTTTTCTGCAGACGGTTTTTATGGACAGAAGTGCTACAAAAAATTTGATTGTGTAGTTGGAATGTACCACGACCAAATCCTTGTTCCTTTCAAATTATTAAATTTTAATGAAGGAGTTAATTTTACTGCTGGTCTTCCTCTCATCCGGACTAGTCCAGATCATGGAACAGGATTTAACTTAGCAGGGAAAAATCTTGCGAATCCAAAAAGTATGATCGTAGCGATTAAGTGTGCAGAAAAAATTTACCAAAATCGGAGTTCATTTAAATGA
- a CDS encoding GWxTD domain-containing protein — MKILFSFLFFLTQISFLYSQIDGNKFQHSIWINPPQVKENFVLNFNIRHDLLIFNKTVSDTFKANVQVQLEILDEKDFVIDRQIIEVNLSCAAYEQTISKELFYSNKFLLSLPKEMLKAKLSLNDVNRNVELRLPPFNFSLTSEPKMMPIFISEKDVRIIFSDSILTKFSNVYSFDATKNLLVLPYKPTEQKIIVEFENSIFEVERVNGYSSDLSLYNFEKLKLLEGNYFLKFNSNTKEKIPFKVVWFNKPEYLKNISASVRLAEFIFEKDFTKEITSYSDEAKYIELFQAWKKFDPTPNTPFNELMAEFYHRADFATVTFKSLQIQDGALSDRGKIYLLYGTPKTNERSFSQDGKAIEIWKYEGQINHQFIFVDDDRSGNFKIKK, encoded by the coding sequence ATGAAAATCCTTTTTAGCTTCCTATTTTTTTTGACACAGATTAGCTTCTTATACTCCCAAATTGATGGGAATAAATTCCAACATTCCATCTGGATTAATCCACCTCAAGTGAAAGAGAATTTTGTTCTTAATTTTAATATTAGGCACGATCTATTAATCTTCAACAAGACAGTATCAGATACATTCAAAGCCAATGTTCAAGTTCAATTAGAGATATTAGATGAGAAAGATTTTGTAATTGATAGGCAGATTATAGAAGTTAATCTAAGTTGTGCAGCTTATGAACAGACTATTTCTAAAGAACTATTTTATTCGAATAAATTCTTATTATCTCTTCCCAAGGAAATGTTGAAAGCGAAATTGTCATTAAATGATGTAAATAGAAATGTTGAGTTGAGATTACCCCCATTCAATTTTTCATTAACATCCGAGCCGAAAATGATGCCTATCTTTATCAGTGAGAAAGATGTAAGAATCATTTTTTCAGATTCGATTCTTACGAAGTTTTCAAATGTATACTCATTTGATGCGACGAAAAACCTTCTTGTACTTCCATATAAGCCAACTGAACAAAAGATTATTGTTGAATTCGAAAATAGTATCTTTGAAGTTGAACGAGTAAATGGTTACTCATCTGATTTATCGCTTTACAACTTCGAAAAGTTAAAACTATTGGAAGGTAATTACTTCTTAAAATTTAATTCAAATACTAAAGAAAAAATCCCATTCAAAGTTGTTTGGTTTAATAAGCCGGAATACTTAAAAAATATATCTGCATCGGTTAGACTGGCTGAATTTATTTTTGAAAAAGATTTTACAAAAGAGATCACATCATATTCAGATGAAGCGAAGTACATTGAACTTTTTCAAGCATGGAAAAAATTTGATCCTACCCCAAACACCCCCTTTAATGAATTAATGGCAGAATTCTATCATCGTGCAGATTTTGCGACTGTAACATTCAAAAGTCTTCAAATTCAAGATGGAGCATTGAGCGATCGTGGAAAAATTTACTTGCTGTATGGTACACCAAAAACCAATGAGCGCAGTTTTAGTCAAGATGGAAAAGCCATCGAAATTTGGAAGTACGAAGGGCAGATAAATCACCAATTTATTTTTGTTGATGATGATCGAAGCGGAAACTTTAAAATAAAGAAATAA